Proteins encoded by one window of Candidatus Effluviviaceae Genus V sp.:
- the infA gene encoding translation initiation factor IF-1 — protein MAKQKGITVEGVVVEALPNAMFRVELDNGHKVLAHISGKMRMHYIKILPGDRVTLEVSPYDWSRGRITYRYK, from the coding sequence ATGGCGAAGCAGAAGGGGATCACTGTCGAAGGAGTCGTGGTCGAGGCCCTGCCGAACGCGATGTTCCGCGTGGAGCTGGACAACGGCCACAAGGTCCTCGCTCACATCTCCGGGAAGATGCGGATGCACTACATCAAGATCCTCCCGGGTGACCGCGTGACGCTCGAGGTCTCTCCGTACGACTGGTCCCGGGGACGCATTACATACAGGTACAAGTGA
- the rpmJ gene encoding 50S ribosomal protein L36, whose translation MKVRSSVKRICEHCKLIRRHGKVRVICKNRRHNQVQG comes from the coding sequence ATGAAGGTACGGTCATCAGTCAAGCGCATCTGCGAGCACTGCAAGCTCATCAGACGGCACGGCAAGGTGCGCGTGATCTGCAAGAACAGACGACACAACCAGGTTCAGGGATAG
- the rpsM gene encoding 30S ribosomal protein S13: protein MARLVGVDIPDAKRAVVALTYIYGIGRTTSERILDQAGVDGSTRVKDLTADELNRIRQVIENNYRVEGSLRTELALSIKRLKDIGCYRGWRHRRNLPVRGQRTRTNARTQKGPKKTVAGKRKSAGKK, encoded by the coding sequence TTGGCGCGTCTTGTCGGAGTTGACATTCCTGACGCGAAGCGTGCGGTCGTCGCGCTCACGTATATCTACGGTATCGGACGCACGACGTCCGAGAGGATCCTGGACCAGGCCGGTGTGGACGGGTCGACGAGGGTCAAGGATCTCACCGCGGACGAGCTGAACCGCATCCGTCAGGTCATCGAGAACAACTACAGGGTCGAGGGTAGTCTCCGAACCGAGCTGGCTCTGAGCATCAAGCGCCTGAAGGACATCGGATGCTACAGAGGCTGGCGGCACAGGCGGAACCTGCCGGTCAGGGGACAGCGGACCCGAACGAATGCGCGGACCCAGAAGGGCCCGAAGAAGACGGTCGCCGGCAAGCGGAAGTCGGCCGGCAAGAAGTAG